A single window of Streptomyces griseoviridis DNA harbors:
- a CDS encoding serine/threonine-protein kinase: MRPVGSKYLLEEPLGRGATGTVWRARQRETAGAEAAVPGQPGETVAIKVLKEELASDPDIVMRFLRERSVLLRLTHPNIVRVRDLVVEGDLLALVMDLVDGPDLHRYLRENGPFSPVGAALLTAQVADALAASHADGVVHRDLKPANVLLRQYGDQMHPMLTDFGIARLADSPGLTRTHEFVGTPAYVAPESAEGRPQTSAVDIYGAGILMYELVTGRPPFGGGSALEVLHQHLSAEPRRPSTVPDPLWTVIERCLRKNPDERPSAENLAHALRVVAEGIGVHAGSAQIAAADAVGSLLGPDQDPASVPGSGGPGAGVPGSADPTQVLPHHAGAYDPSAATSVLPHTGGPGQAGAADPTAVLPPVPPGQPGGQPGGQPEQPHPWQNQLRAARDRNEQTQVQYLDPNEDPLRRRPQRQVQRPQQQPGYGYPQDQQQQQQPQQQPRQERGRRQQYAPPRQEPQPQRYTPPPTPRQPAREPREPRQRSANPMKIPGLGCLKGCLFTLVILFVAGWLVWELSPLQEWIGTGKGYWEQLSDWFTTVTGWIGDLSNGNTPGN, translated from the coding sequence GTGCGGCCGGTTGGCAGCAAGTACCTGCTCGAGGAGCCGCTCGGACGCGGCGCCACGGGCACCGTCTGGCGAGCCCGCCAGCGTGAGACCGCGGGTGCCGAGGCGGCCGTGCCCGGCCAGCCCGGCGAGACCGTCGCGATCAAGGTCCTCAAGGAGGAGCTGGCGAGCGACCCCGACATCGTGATGCGGTTCCTGCGCGAGCGCTCGGTGCTGCTGCGGCTGACCCACCCGAACATCGTCCGGGTCCGCGACCTCGTCGTCGAGGGCGATCTCCTCGCCCTCGTCATGGACCTCGTCGACGGCCCCGACCTGCACCGCTACCTGCGCGAGAACGGCCCCTTCAGCCCGGTCGGCGCGGCCCTGCTCACCGCCCAGGTCGCCGACGCGCTCGCCGCGAGCCACGCCGACGGCGTGGTCCACCGTGATCTGAAACCGGCCAATGTGCTGCTGCGGCAGTACGGCGACCAGATGCACCCGATGCTCACCGACTTCGGCATCGCGCGCCTCGCCGACTCCCCGGGCCTCACCCGCACCCACGAATTCGTCGGCACGCCCGCGTACGTGGCGCCGGAGTCCGCCGAGGGCCGCCCGCAGACCTCCGCCGTCGACATCTACGGCGCCGGCATCCTGATGTACGAGCTGGTCACCGGCCGCCCCCCGTTCGGCGGCGGCTCCGCACTCGAAGTCCTGCACCAGCACCTGAGCGCCGAACCGCGCCGCCCCTCCACGGTCCCCGACCCGCTGTGGACGGTCATCGAGCGCTGCCTGCGCAAGAACCCCGACGAACGCCCCAGTGCCGAGAACCTCGCGCACGCCCTGCGGGTCGTCGCCGAGGGCATCGGCGTGCACGCCGGCTCCGCGCAGATCGCCGCGGCCGACGCCGTCGGCTCGCTCCTCGGACCCGACCAGGACCCCGCCTCGGTGCCCGGTTCGGGCGGGCCGGGAGCCGGGGTGCCCGGCTCCGCCGACCCGACGCAGGTGCTGCCGCACCACGCCGGGGCCTACGACCCGAGCGCGGCGACCAGCGTGCTGCCGCACACCGGCGGCCCCGGGCAGGCCGGCGCCGCCGACCCCACCGCCGTGCTGCCGCCGGTGCCGCCAGGACAGCCCGGCGGGCAGCCCGGCGGGCAGCCCGAGCAGCCGCACCCCTGGCAGAACCAGCTCCGCGCGGCCCGCGACCGCAACGAACAGACCCAGGTCCAGTACCTCGACCCGAACGAGGACCCGCTGCGCCGCCGCCCGCAGCGGCAGGTGCAGCGCCCGCAGCAGCAGCCCGGCTACGGCTACCCGCAGGACCAGCAGCAGCAACAGCAGCCGCAGCAGCAGCCCCGGCAGGAGCGCGGGCGGCGCCAGCAGTACGCCCCGCCGCGCCAGGAGCCGCAGCCGCAGCGCTACACCCCGCCGCCCACCCCGCGGCAGCCCGCCCGCGAGCCGCGCGAGCCCAGGCAGCGCAGCGCCAACCCGATGAAGATCCCCGGCCTCGGCTGCCTCAAGGGATGCCTGTTCACGCTGGTCATCCTGTTCGTGGCGGGCTGGCTTGTCTGGGAGCTGAGCCCGCTCCAGGAGTGGATCGGCACCGGCAAGGGCTACTGGGAACAGCTGAGCGACTGGTTCACCACGGTGACCGGCTGGATCGGCGACCTGAGCAACGGCAACACGCCGGGCAACTGA
- the prfB gene encoding peptide chain release factor 2 translates to MAVVDVSEELKSLSSTMESIEAVLDLDRLRADIAVLEEQAAAPSLWDNPDEAQKITSKLSHLQAEVRKAEALRGRIDDLSVLFEMAEEEDDPDTRAEADSELIAVKKALDEMEVRTLLSGEYDSREALVNIRAEAGGVDAADFAEKLQRMYLRWAEQRGYKTEIYETSYAEEAGIKSTTFAVQVPYAYGTLSVEQGTHRLVRISPFDNQGRRQTSFAGVEVLPVVEQTDHVEIDESELRVDVYRSSGPGGQGVNTTDSAVRLTHIPTGIVVSCQNERSQIQNKATAMNVLQAKLLERRRQEEQARMDALKGDGGNSWGNQMRSYVLHPYQMVKDLRTDFEVGNPEAVFNGEIDGFLEAGIRWRKQQEK, encoded by the coding sequence GTGGCAGTCGTCGATGTATCTGAAGAACTCAAGTCCCTCTCCTCGACCATGGAGTCGATCGAGGCCGTCCTGGACCTCGACAGGCTGAGGGCCGACATCGCCGTGCTCGAGGAGCAGGCGGCCGCGCCGTCCCTGTGGGACAACCCGGACGAGGCGCAGAAGATCACCAGCAAGCTGAGCCACCTCCAGGCCGAGGTCAGGAAGGCCGAGGCGCTGCGCGGCCGGATCGACGATCTCTCCGTGCTGTTCGAGATGGCCGAGGAGGAGGACGACCCGGACACCCGCGCCGAGGCCGACTCCGAGCTGATCGCCGTCAAGAAGGCGCTGGACGAGATGGAGGTCAGGACGCTGCTCAGCGGTGAGTACGACTCCCGCGAGGCGCTCGTCAACATCCGTGCCGAGGCGGGCGGCGTCGACGCCGCCGACTTCGCCGAGAAGCTCCAGCGGATGTACCTGCGCTGGGCCGAGCAGCGCGGCTACAAGACCGAGATCTACGAGACGTCGTACGCGGAGGAGGCGGGCATCAAGTCCACCACCTTCGCCGTGCAGGTGCCGTACGCCTACGGCACCCTCTCGGTCGAGCAGGGCACCCACCGCCTGGTGCGCATCTCGCCCTTCGACAACCAGGGCCGCCGCCAGACGTCCTTCGCGGGCGTCGAGGTGCTGCCGGTGGTCGAGCAGACCGACCACGTCGAGATCGACGAGTCGGAGCTGCGGGTGGACGTGTACCGCTCCTCGGGCCCCGGCGGCCAGGGCGTCAACACCACCGACTCCGCGGTGCGGCTGACCCACATCCCCACCGGCATCGTGGTCTCCTGCCAGAACGAGCGCTCGCAGATCCAGAACAAGGCCACCGCGATGAACGTCCTCCAGGCCAAGCTCCTGGAGCGGCGCCGCCAGGAGGAGCAGGCCCGGATGGACGCCCTCAAGGGCGACGGCGGCAACTCCTGGGGCAACCAGATGCGTTCGTACGTGCTGCACCCGTACCAGATGGTCAAGGACCTGCGCACCGACTTCGAGGTCGGCAACCCCGAGGCCGTCTTCAACGGCGAGATCGACGGCTTCCTCGAAGCCGGGATTCGCTGGCGCAAGCAGCAGGAGAAGTAA
- a CDS encoding serine/threonine-protein kinase produces MARKIGSRYTANQILGRGSAGTVWLGEGPEGPVAVKLLREDLASDQELVGRFVQERTALLVLDHPNVVSVRDLVVDGNDLALVMDLVRGTDLRTRLDRDRRMAPEAAVAIVADVADALAAAHAAGVVHRDVKPENVLLDMQGPLGPGGSHPALLTDFGVAKLIDSPRRTRATKIIGTPDYLAPEIVEGLPPRAAVDIYALATVLYELLAGFTPFGGGHPGAVLRRHVTESVAPLPGIPDELWQLMVQCLAKAPASRLRASELGVRLRELLPMLAGMPPLDVDEPDSEPSGPAGPAEPADQPDSRGAENAAPAASDRPARRRGAVPLVPGAKPADSNRDTHTSMRVPAADELAGGAHGTARVPRAPGARRPGSARHRAQARRRRIALSAGALALIAAVGAGTWWATGGDDAGSPPQDTKNSAPTSP; encoded by the coding sequence TTGGCACGGAAGATCGGCAGCCGGTACACCGCGAACCAGATCCTGGGACGGGGCAGCGCCGGCACGGTGTGGCTCGGCGAGGGACCGGAAGGACCCGTGGCCGTGAAGCTCCTGCGTGAGGACCTCGCGTCCGACCAGGAGCTGGTCGGCCGTTTCGTGCAGGAGCGCACCGCCCTCCTCGTCCTCGACCACCCGAACGTCGTCTCGGTCCGTGACCTGGTGGTCGACGGCAACGACCTCGCGCTCGTCATGGACCTGGTCCGCGGCACCGACCTGCGCACCCGCCTCGACCGCGACCGGCGGATGGCGCCCGAGGCCGCGGTGGCGATCGTCGCGGACGTCGCCGACGCGCTCGCCGCCGCGCACGCGGCCGGGGTCGTGCACCGGGACGTCAAACCGGAGAACGTCCTGCTGGACATGCAGGGCCCGCTCGGACCCGGCGGCTCGCACCCCGCGCTGCTGACCGACTTCGGCGTCGCGAAGCTGATCGACTCCCCGCGCCGCACCCGCGCCACGAAGATCATCGGCACCCCCGACTACCTGGCCCCCGAGATCGTCGAGGGGCTGCCCCCGCGCGCGGCCGTCGACATCTACGCCCTGGCCACGGTCCTCTACGAGCTGCTCGCCGGCTTCACGCCGTTCGGCGGCGGCCACCCCGGGGCGGTCCTGCGCCGCCATGTCACCGAGAGCGTCGCGCCGCTGCCCGGCATCCCCGACGAGCTGTGGCAGCTGATGGTCCAGTGCCTCGCCAAGGCCCCCGCCTCCCGGCTGCGCGCCTCCGAGCTGGGCGTCAGGCTGCGCGAGCTGCTGCCGATGCTCGCCGGCATGCCCCCGCTCGACGTCGACGAGCCCGACTCCGAGCCGTCCGGACCGGCCGGCCCGGCCGAACCGGCGGACCAGCCCGACTCCCGGGGCGCCGAGAACGCGGCACCCGCCGCGTCGGACCGCCCGGCCCGCCGCCGGGGCGCGGTCCCGCTGGTCCCCGGCGCCAAGCCCGCCGACTCCAACCGCGACACCCACACGTCGATGCGCGTCCCGGCCGCCGACGAACTGGCGGGCGGCGCGCACGGCACCGCCCGGGTGCCCCGCGCGCCCGGCGCCCGCCGCCCCGGCTCGGCCCGCCACCGCGCCCAGGCCCGCCGCCGGCGCATCGCCCTGAGCGCGGGCGCCCTCGCCCTGATCGCGGCGGTGGGCGCGGGCACCTGGTGGGCCACCGGCGGCGACGACGCGGGCTCCCCGCCCCAGGACACGAAGAACTCGGCACCCACCAGCCCCTGA
- the ftsX gene encoding permease-like cell division protein FtsX → MRAQFVLSEIGVGLRRNLTMTFAVIVSVALSLALFGGSLLMSDQVTTMKGYWYDKVNVSVFLCNKSDAESDPNCAKGAVTDDQKKSILGDLEKMTTVIQKVTYESQDDAYKHYKQQFGDSPLASSLTPDQMQESYRIKLKDPEKYQVIATAFDGRDGVQSVQDQKGILDNLFGLLNGMNWAARAVMALMLVVALMLIVNTVRVSAFSRRRETGIMRLVGASGFYIQAPFIAEAAVAGLIGGTVACGFLVLARYFIIDHGLALSEKLNLINFIGWDAVLTKLPLILATSLLMPALAAFFALRKYLKV, encoded by the coding sequence ATGCGCGCCCAGTTCGTTCTGTCGGAGATCGGTGTCGGTCTCCGCCGCAACTTGACGATGACCTTCGCCGTCATCGTCTCCGTCGCCCTGTCCCTGGCCCTGTTCGGCGGTTCGCTGCTGATGAGCGACCAGGTCACCACCATGAAGGGCTACTGGTACGACAAGGTCAACGTCTCGGTCTTCCTCTGCAACAAGAGCGACGCCGAGTCGGACCCCAACTGCGCCAAGGGCGCGGTCACCGACGACCAGAAGAAGTCGATCCTCGGCGACCTGGAGAAGATGACGACCGTCATCCAGAAGGTCACCTACGAGTCCCAGGACGACGCGTACAAGCACTACAAGCAGCAGTTCGGCGACTCGCCGCTGGCCAGCTCCCTCACGCCGGACCAGATGCAGGAGTCGTACCGGATCAAGTTGAAGGACCCGGAGAAGTACCAGGTCATCGCGACCGCCTTCGACGGCAGGGACGGCGTGCAGTCGGTGCAGGACCAGAAGGGCATCCTGGACAACCTGTTCGGCCTCCTCAACGGCATGAACTGGGCGGCCCGCGCGGTGATGGCGCTGATGCTGGTGGTCGCCCTGATGCTGATCGTCAACACCGTGCGCGTCTCCGCGTTCAGCCGCCGCCGCGAGACCGGCATCATGCGCCTGGTCGGCGCGTCCGGCTTCTACATCCAGGCGCCGTTCATCGCGGAGGCCGCGGTCGCCGGACTCATCGGCGGCACCGTCGCCTGCGGATTCCTGGTGCTGGCCCGGTACTTCATCATCGACCACGGCCTGGCCCTGTCCGAGAAGCTGAACCTGATCAACTTCATCGGCTGGGACGCCGTCCTGACGAAGCTGCCGCTCATCCTCGCGACCAGTCTGCTGATGCCCGCGCTGGCCGCGTTCTTCGCGCTGCGCAAGTACTTGAAGGTGTGA
- the ftsE gene encoding cell division ATP-binding protein FtsE, translated as MIRFDNVSKVYPKQTHPALRDVSLEVEKGEFVFLVGSSGSGKSTFLRLILREERCSHGQVHVLGKDLARLSNWKVPQMRRQLGTVFQDFRLLPNKTVAENVAFAQEVIGKSKGEIRKSVPQVLDLVGLGGKEDRRPGELSGGEQQRVAIARAFVNRPKLLIADEPTGNLDPQTSVGIMKLLDRINRTGTTVVMATHDQNIVDQMRKRVIELEKGRLVRDQARGVYGYQH; from the coding sequence GTGATCCGATTCGACAACGTCTCCAAGGTCTACCCCAAGCAGACCCACCCCGCACTCAGGGACGTCTCCCTGGAAGTCGAGAAAGGCGAGTTCGTCTTCCTCGTCGGCTCCTCAGGCTCCGGCAAGTCCACCTTCCTGCGGCTCATCCTCCGCGAGGAGCGGTGCAGTCACGGCCAGGTGCACGTGCTGGGCAAAGACCTCGCGCGGCTCTCCAACTGGAAGGTGCCGCAGATGCGCCGCCAGTTGGGCACCGTCTTCCAGGACTTCCGCCTGCTGCCCAACAAGACGGTCGCCGAGAACGTGGCCTTCGCGCAGGAGGTCATCGGCAAGTCGAAGGGCGAGATCCGCAAGTCCGTGCCGCAGGTGCTCGACCTCGTCGGGCTCGGCGGCAAGGAGGACCGCAGACCGGGTGAGCTGTCCGGCGGTGAGCAGCAGCGCGTGGCCATCGCGCGCGCCTTCGTCAACCGGCCCAAGCTGCTGATCGCGGACGAGCCCACCGGCAACCTCGACCCGCAGACCTCGGTCGGCATCATGAAGCTGCTCGACCGCATCAACAGGACCGGCACCACCGTGGTGATGGCCACGCACGACCAGAACATCGTGGACCAGATGCGCAAGCGCGTCATCGAGCTGGAGAAGGGACGCCTCGTCCGCGACCAGGCCCGCGGCGTCTACGGCTACCAGCACTGA